A DNA window from Halorubrum sp. DM2 contains the following coding sequences:
- a CDS encoding DUF5305 domain-containing protein: MGEIDRSVRIRALLDRWFLVVAVALLVVAVAGGTWAYQVHATETVETDQVTTERWSETTSYEHSSVIVNESIPFDEGERVTNRPVYYTRLSEEVDVSYRYEYAANDGAVQVNTETRVQYRGIEGETTLWEYSEPLATGTATGLDPGTPHTVNATLVITDVYETINTVEQQLGTVGTIEIRIVSTSNIEGTIDGDSVEHTYESEMPITVTPTTFRVLEMETVDETETQTRTVERPVRSGAVESTAPVVLSLLALAGLGGLVHARRTGRVGLSADERELLELHQQEQEFSEWITRGTFPSERDYEQTILVDDLEGLVDVAIDTNKRVIKDEQLGVSTVLDGDYIYVYVRPDSPAEDWLINYADTTMEEFERFGG, encoded by the coding sequence ATGGGCGAGATCGACCGCTCAGTCCGGATACGGGCGCTGCTCGATCGGTGGTTCCTCGTCGTCGCCGTCGCACTCCTCGTCGTCGCGGTCGCGGGCGGCACGTGGGCGTATCAGGTTCACGCCACCGAGACCGTCGAGACCGATCAGGTGACGACCGAGCGGTGGTCCGAGACCACGAGCTACGAACACAGCTCGGTCATCGTGAACGAGTCGATCCCCTTCGACGAGGGCGAGCGCGTCACGAACCGCCCGGTGTACTACACGAGGCTGTCCGAGGAGGTCGACGTCAGCTATCGGTACGAGTACGCGGCCAACGACGGTGCGGTACAGGTAAACACGGAGACGCGGGTTCAGTACCGTGGGATCGAGGGCGAAACGACTCTCTGGGAGTACTCGGAGCCGCTCGCGACAGGCACCGCGACGGGGCTCGATCCGGGGACACCACACACGGTCAACGCGACGCTAGTCATTACGGACGTATACGAGACGATCAACACGGTTGAACAACAGCTCGGTACCGTAGGAACCATCGAGATCCGGATCGTCTCGACATCGAATATCGAGGGAACGATCGACGGTGACTCGGTCGAGCACACCTACGAGAGCGAGATGCCGATCACGGTGACGCCGACGACGTTCCGCGTTCTCGAGATGGAGACCGTCGACGAGACCGAAACGCAGACGCGAACGGTCGAACGGCCCGTCAGATCGGGAGCAGTCGAGTCGACCGCACCGGTGGTCCTGTCGCTGCTCGCGCTGGCCGGGCTCGGCGGGCTTGTCCACGCGAGACGCACGGGACGTGTCGGCCTCTCCGCCGACGAGCGGGAACTCCTCGAACTCCACCAACAGGAACAGGAGTTCTCCGAGTGGATCACCCGCGGCACGTTCCCGTCCGAACGCGACTACGAGCAGACCATCCTCGTCGACGACCTAGAGGGGCTCGTCGACGTCGCCATCGACACGAACAAACGCGTGATCAAAGACGAACAGCTGGGCGTGAGCACCGTCCTCGACGGCGACTACATCTACGTGTACGTCCGACCCGACTCGCCGGCTGAGGACTGGCTCATCAACTACGCGGACACGACGATGGAGGAGTTCGAACGGTTTGGCGGATGA